TCGATGTCTTCGTGTAGTTTCGTTAAAATCGTTTGGTTTGCTGCCAGTTCTAAAAGAGTAAAATGTATCCCATTGGCTGTGGTTTCAGTACCAGCTATAAAGAAGAAAAACGCTTGAGCTGCGAGAAGCTCGTCGGTCGGCTCTAATTCATAACCAGTAGTTGGATCTTTCATCAGTCCATTTTTCTGCAGCTCCAAGCACACATCAATAAAATCATTCCTTTTCTTAGAATTACGACGcttctttaaaacatttttaacagcACCAATAAAAAATTCTTCGTGATcaccaaataattttattggcaaAATGTTGAATAATGATGGAAGCATATtgttcaataaaaattttatgttagtgGAAAATGATGGTTCAAAGGCGTCCCAGGCCATTTTTACGAATGGAGAATCTATAGTGCTTTTGCTTGTTGTGTCTATCCCAAATACTGCTGCTCCAATAGATGCGgctgtgtatgtatatataatattgtaaggtTTTTCCCTAACCTGTGTGTCTTTTTCAATCAAATCAACTAAATTTTGTGcacatatatctatactataaaacaTGGTCTTGAGTCGAATATTCTTGAAAACCGGTGTCATTTTGTGTCGCAGGATTTTCCATCTAGGATAGTTGTCGATGGACAAAATATTATCGCCCAATATATCATTTTCGTTCAAAACTATACCCCGTTTGTAAAAACTTTGGAAATCAACAGCAACAACGGCTTGAATGTCTTCAAGATTTTTAACCATCAAGGCTGGCGTATATCCGAAATACATACCAATTTGGTCTTCTTtgtatttatcatatatttCTTTGGAGTATTCGGACAAGGAGCGATCACCAAAAATGTATCTCCATATAATTCCAGTCTCTTGAACTACTCCTCTAATTTTCcagtaatttttctttttaataaacaatgttattattaatagcatacacgaaaataataaaacttggAAGAACATTGTGCACTGTAACTACTCGTTGGGTTGGAGATATACTGACACGTATTAAACTGTCGACATCTGAAGTCACGACTTAGCAATTAatcattaataacattattattatcaaacccGTAAACAAGTCTTTATATAATTAccagaattatattataaagctttgtttttattatttaattatctctgCGTGTTTACTTCCATACGGCTTACGTTGTATAAATTCTCTGTTAAAGTTATAAGGGAATGTTAAcgatttataagattttttgcaaggaaaaaatcttatttccgaaaaaataatgtatctacCTGAATATAATTTCACAGTCAGCTTTCGCTTAAACTAATAAGCGTTAAGTTTGCTGTTTGTCTAATCCATTATGTGTTCCGCTAACTATTTAACTTAACTGTCTTGTGTAAACTTCTAACATTACTTAACTGTTTGTCTTTTAAGTGAGCTGTATCACCAGTTTCAAGTTGGATTTACTAACATGTTATCTTTATGTTGTTTAGTTAAAAGCTCACAAGGGAACGAATCTGGAACTTAAGTAAATAAAGGCATAGATACTTTATACTAGTATGATAAAGTGATTGTATTTAGACTGATTGCGtgtataacaatatcagccctgtattatatactgtcccactgctgggaacgggcctcctctacgactgagaggggttagacctttgtcaaccacgctggcctaatgcggattggtagacttcacatatcctcaaaattcttatagagaacttctcaggcatacaggcttcctcacgacgttttcctacaccgttaaagctagaggtatgtgcccttgggttatgaacctgcggacatttgtctcagtccgttccacaacaagGCTACCTTCGCATTGCGATTGCATGTATAGTATGAGGAAAATTGTAGAGCTGATAAATATCACATTTCTCaatggttattaaaattattgtattgacTTCCTGTACACCGTCTGATTAGAGTGGGCTAGTTGGAGCCAAAATGTCGGTGTTTCACCACATATATGTTTCCTATTTAGCCAAGTACAGTAATTACGCTCTACCAACGATCTTCACtcctaaaattatcaaaaaattcaTACTTATAACATATTTCTAAAGCGAAAATTGATGCAAAGAGCTAACTAGCGTATAACAGAACTTGTTAACATAATCATATGCATTGCTGGAGTTTTAGCCAAAATAGATTACGTAAAACTTGGATGTAGCTAAAAATGTAGCCAGAAACTAGTTTGGAAAGACGCCAAACTAAGCTGTAAGACAAAAAGGCTTTTGTTGAACAACTAAATTGGTTTTCGAATATTACTGTTGTTATATCtgctttattgtatatttttagaatacagagtgaaagaaaatattttttgagggTAGTATTTTTGTAGCTATGCGTAGTCTGCACATCCTTATCCAGGGGTTGGACGGAGATCTGACCCGACTTTCACAAGAGATCCTTGCCCCATTGTGGGACTATTTAGAAACACTATAGATATTATTTcgtctattattttattgtttagcaGTAGCAAATTTTGTCTGTGAAATCACTGAGGTCTTTGATATGCTGTTCTTTATGATGACTagcgcaaatattttttttgtaaatgacaCATCTGGTGACATTACCAGTGTTTATGGTAAGGAGTGGTATTTACTGCCAAGCATGCGATCTAGTCCTATTAGATCATTATATAAACAGTAATACCAATACGTGACCCGAACCTTGTGAACTCTTACATAGGTCCTTTCAAACGAGcactaaataaacattaacacgAAAAGTTAAGGAAGCGTGTTTTACCATCAGACTTGAGCAGTTTGGCGTTGAAGTAATTTTTCggtgtataaaaactatataaacaaGATAACACGTAAATAAATTGGGAAGGCTTGGAGAGGAAAGGTTAAGTTATTGTCACCAGTCTTACGGGTCAatgacactcgggagtatagcgtcatccgagcgagcattggacggAGTCATACGATACGATACAAAGTcaaccgggtcatctagtattctataaaataaacgttTGTTACAACCACACATCTGAAAGAAAACTCACTACTCACTGGTTGTACACTTTATTTCACTGTGATGCATTAGGTAACTTTGTTATTAAATCACTATAACGCATTGACGTATATACACGATcatcatataaactatttgttcaaaatctgaactaaaatgtcAACCAAAAACATCACTGTTGTAAcacttaaacaacaaacaattttacttatttgactaaattttattattcatatccaggtttacacttagactcgagttcttatacgatgagcgccactccgtacacaaccacatgctgtcaatattgactataCTACAGTAAATTTTGGAAGGGGGTTGAAGTTCAATTCAGTGGCACACAGTGAATGTTATGTCTATGACGACTGTGTCGAGGACATGGTTGCATccccttttataatattgcggGTATTACCAAATCCAGCACCACAAAACTTTAGTGTTGCtagaatattttcataaaactcaacaagatatatttttaataattgccaGAATAGTTATAGGCTAACACACCAgtgtttaaatttttctatataaattttcctAGCGATATAAAGGTTCAAAATCAATCAAACCTAATATTACGTTTAAAATTCCGTACAACcacataaattaattcaaaataatcaattaacCACAGAATTAGCATACACTGTATCCGGTTCGCAATCCGAGGGCACAGACGCATCTGCATTTGAAATCATTCGCTGAATGATGTACGGGATGCCTCCGCCTACAAACACATTGTAATTCATTACAGACTTGATGAACTTGAGGTTTATTGAGAAATGTTTTACTGCTAAAAAGCATTCTTATTTGTTACTATGACAGTTTTTGGCTTAGTAAATTTGCTGAGGAGAAGTTACCCgatataaactaattaaataggATTAAAACTACTATTTAGAGAGGTGCTGGTAAGTAGTAAGCATTAATTGTCGAGTATATAACAACTTAACAGCTACCGTtgattaatatcaaattaacAGTGCTTTTTACTATATAAAGTAAGTATTTCTGACTAGCATAAAAAATCAGAACCgccttaaaatgaaataataattgtaaaataaaatcgtgtaACATGcgcaaaatgaataaaaatagctGTTTATCGCTTGGATTTCATTCAGTTTAATCCGGTTGAGCCCTCGAGTTaaagtattaatgtttttatttttatttattaaaactctttattgtgcatcaaaaatgtaaaagaaTAATCAATATAGAACAGA
The sequence above is drawn from the Manduca sexta isolate Smith_Timp_Sample1 chromosome 28, JHU_Msex_v1.0, whole genome shotgun sequence genome and encodes:
- the LOC115455609 gene encoding cytochrome P450 6B7, encoding MFFQVLLFSCMLLIITLFIKKKNYWKIRGVVQETGIIWRYIFGDRSLSEYSKEIYDKYKEDQIGMYFGYTPALMVKNLEDIQAVVAVDFQSFYKRGIVLNENDILGDNILSIDNYPRWKILRHKMTPVFKNIRLKTMFYSIDICAQNLVDLIEKDTQVREKPYNIIYTYTAASIGAAVFGIDTTSKSTIDSPFVKMAWDAFEPSFSTNIKFLLNNMLPSLFNILPIKLFGDHEEFFIGAVKNVLKKRRNSKKRNDFIDVCLELQKNGLMKDPTTGYELEPTDELLAAQAFFFFIAGTETTANGIHFTLLELAANQTILTKLHEDIDEVFKDGKTELTYEDLDNLPYLDMVMNEALRKYPPIGQNQRFCTKNTELPSNKLKIEKGTVIIIPIYSIHRDEKLFPNPDLFDPERFAPDRIKHMEKFSYMAFGRGNRVCIGMRFARIQIKACLVRLLRRYTLAEHSYKPDRFERSTFSIRDSNARYEFIPREL